Proteins from a genomic interval of Stenotrophomonas sp. WZN-1:
- a CDS encoding alpha/beta hydrolase produces the protein MNRNRVKLWALAAVFLAAGSVSAREITVDRGAYALQAQESGSGAVTVVFESGFGQGAGVWKEVITGLGEDYHSVAYARAGLGKSGSNGQPKRIDEHLADLTAVIDTLAPGRKVVLVGHSYGGLLATEFARRHPDRLQGLVLVDPATMGQRHAFRQADAARIQADDTSLRAMLPPAMAADYAVLIEQLDAPGAQTPQTMPDVPVALLTATQIASEPLFFEETAQGKALWKIQHALLFSGFTRGSHRYLDTGHNLHRENPAAVVSAIQSVSARPWSPAG, from the coding sequence ATGAATCGCAACCGAGTGAAGCTGTGGGCGCTGGCGGCGGTCTTCCTGGCCGCGGGCAGCGTATCGGCGCGGGAGATCACGGTTGATCGCGGCGCCTACGCGCTCCAGGCACAGGAGTCAGGTAGCGGCGCGGTCACCGTAGTCTTTGAATCAGGGTTCGGCCAGGGTGCCGGCGTCTGGAAGGAGGTGATCACCGGGCTGGGAGAGGACTACCACAGCGTCGCGTACGCACGCGCCGGCCTCGGAAAGTCCGGCAGCAATGGCCAGCCCAAGCGCATCGACGAACACCTGGCGGATCTTACTGCCGTCATCGATACGCTCGCGCCGGGGCGCAAGGTCGTGCTGGTCGGCCACTCCTATGGTGGACTGCTCGCCACCGAGTTCGCGCGGCGTCATCCCGATCGCCTGCAGGGCCTGGTACTGGTCGATCCGGCCACGATGGGGCAGCGGCACGCCTTCAGGCAGGCCGATGCCGCACGCATCCAGGCAGACGACACCTCGCTGCGCGCCATGCTGCCACCTGCGATGGCCGCCGACTACGCCGTCCTCATCGAGCAGCTTGATGCGCCGGGTGCGCAGACACCTCAGACGATGCCGGATGTACCGGTCGCGCTGCTCACCGCCACGCAGATCGCCAGCGAACCGCTCTTCTTCGAGGAAACCGCACAGGGCAAGGCTCTCTGGAAGATCCAGCACGCCCTGCTCTTCTCCGGATTCACCCGAGGCTCGCATCGCTATCTGGACACCGGCCACAACCTCCATCGCGAGAATCCGGCGGCGGTCGTCTCGGCCATCCAATCGGTCTCGGCCCGCCCTTGGTCGCCAGCGGGCTGA
- a CDS encoding RcnB family protein — MNTARLFAIALTTAAALAAAPAFADPPHHARGNGPPPHAGGPHNRDAPPPGWQKKAWRRGERLPWAEVDRRYWVDDYARYHLREPGRDRRWVRQSDNEYLLVEIATGLIIDALHR, encoded by the coding sequence ATGAACACTGCACGCTTGTTCGCCATTGCGTTGACCACGGCTGCCGCGCTGGCCGCGGCACCCGCCTTTGCCGATCCGCCGCACCATGCGCGCGGCAACGGGCCACCGCCGCACGCCGGTGGCCCGCACAACCGTGATGCACCGCCGCCGGGCTGGCAGAAGAAGGCCTGGCGTCGCGGCGAGCGCCTGCCATGGGCGGAAGTGGACCGCCGCTACTGGGTGGACGACTACGCGCGCTATCACCTGCGCGAGCCGGGCCGCGACCGGCGTTGGGTGCGCCAGTCCGATAACGAGTACCTGTTGGTGGAGATCGCCACCGGTTTGATCATCGACGCGCTGCATCGCTGA
- the arsB gene encoding ACR3 family arsenite efflux transporter translates to MGLFERHLTLWVALCIVAGTLLGHVLPGAFAALAAAEVAKVNLPVAVLIWLMIIPMLLRVDFGAMRQLGQHWKGIGVTLFINWAVKPFSMALLGWLFLRHVFADWLPAGQIDSYIAGLILLAAAPCTAMVFVWSNLCRGDANFTLSQVALNDAIMVVAYAPVVALLLGLSAITVPWDTLLLSVGLYIVVPVLVAALLRRWLLSRHGQPGLQAALRRLGPLSLSALLLTLVLLFGFQGQQIVQQPLVIALIAVPILIQVYFTSGLAYLLNRRLGVAHCVAGPSALIGASNFFELAVATAVGLFGVHSGAALATVVGVLIEVPVMLSVVKIVNRSRDWYEARERA, encoded by the coding sequence ATGGGCCTGTTCGAGCGCCACCTGACGCTCTGGGTCGCGCTGTGCATCGTCGCCGGCACGCTGCTCGGGCACGTCCTGCCCGGTGCCTTCGCCGCTCTGGCGGCGGCTGAAGTGGCCAAGGTCAACCTGCCGGTGGCGGTGCTGATCTGGCTGATGATCATCCCGATGCTGCTGAGGGTGGATTTCGGTGCGATGCGCCAGCTGGGGCAGCACTGGAAAGGCATCGGGGTGACGCTGTTCATCAACTGGGCGGTGAAGCCATTCTCGATGGCGCTGCTGGGCTGGCTCTTCCTGCGCCACGTCTTTGCGGATTGGCTGCCCGCCGGCCAGATCGACAGCTACATCGCCGGCCTGATCCTGCTGGCCGCCGCGCCGTGCACGGCCATGGTGTTCGTATGGAGCAACCTGTGCCGCGGCGATGCCAACTTCACACTGAGCCAGGTGGCACTGAACGACGCGATCATGGTGGTGGCCTATGCGCCGGTGGTGGCGCTGCTGCTGGGGCTGTCGGCCATCACCGTACCGTGGGATACGTTGCTGCTGTCGGTCGGCCTGTACATCGTGGTTCCGGTGCTGGTGGCCGCGTTGCTGCGGCGCTGGCTCCTGTCGCGCCATGGCCAGCCCGGGCTGCAGGCGGCGCTGCGCCGGCTGGGGCCACTGTCACTGTCGGCGCTGCTGCTGACGCTGGTGCTGCTGTTCGGGTTCCAGGGCCAGCAGATCGTGCAGCAGCCGCTGGTGATTGCGTTGATCGCAGTCCCGATCCTGATCCAGGTCTATTTCACCTCCGGCCTGGCCTACCTGCTCAACCGGCGCCTGGGTGTGGCGCACTGCGTGGCCGGGCCGTCGGCACTGATCGGCGCCAGCAACTTCTTCGAACTGGCGGTGGCGACGGCCGTGGGCCTGTTCGGCGTTCACTCCGGTGCCGCGCTGGCCACGGTAGTGGGGGTGCTGATTGAAGTCCCCGTGATGCTTTCGGTGGTGAAGATCGTGAACCGGTCGCGCGACTGGTATGAGGCACGCGAGCGCGCTTGA
- a CDS encoding arsenate reductase ArsC, with product MSRSILFLCTGNSARSVLAEATLRAWGGDRFTAFSAGSHPTGQVNPFALAQLRAEGIPVAGLRSKSWDEFADAAPMDLVITVCDAAAAQACPVVFGDFIRSHWGLPDPAEAEGSDADKAAAFAHAHAIVKARVQALLALPGHVWQDRGMLQQALDQIGHLLPAARTP from the coding sequence ATGTCCCGCTCCATCCTGTTTCTCTGCACCGGCAACAGCGCCCGCAGCGTGCTGGCCGAAGCCACCCTGCGCGCTTGGGGCGGCGACCGCTTCACGGCCTTCAGTGCCGGCAGCCACCCGACCGGCCAGGTCAATCCATTCGCGCTCGCACAGCTTCGCGCCGAAGGCATTCCGGTCGCGGGACTGCGCAGCAAATCCTGGGATGAATTCGCTGATGCCGCCCCCATGGATCTTGTGATCACCGTCTGCGATGCGGCGGCAGCGCAAGCCTGCCCCGTGGTGTTCGGTGACTTCATCCGCAGCCATTGGGGCCTGCCGGACCCGGCCGAGGCAGAGGGCAGCGATGCCGACAAGGCCGCCGCCTTCGCCCACGCGCATGCCATCGTGAAGGCACGCGTGCAGGCCCTGCTGGCGCTGCCCGGGCACGTGTGGCAAGACCGCGGAATGCTGCAGCAGGCGCTGGACCAGATCGGCCATCTGCTGCCGGCAGCGCGCACGCCATGA